A portion of the Bombus pascuorum chromosome 8, iyBomPasc1.1, whole genome shotgun sequence genome contains these proteins:
- the LOC132910034 gene encoding microtubule-actin cross-linking factor 1, isoforms 1/2/3/4 isoform X7, protein MSTQAYYKERLGFDPADTVAEHHREQRSQHGYEESLSKFKGQNENGFSWMMEGRENWRVEGATEHRSGSTQAFWGCWAMFIEAHDERDAIQKKTFTKWVNKHLKKHWKYVKTYTCLHVCVLVNNQPCCSPTASRHVGDLFEDLRDGHNLISLLEVLSGEHLPRERGRMRFHMLQNVQMALDFLRYKKIKLVNIRAEDIVDGNPKLTLGLIWTIILHFQSWRRKISDIVVGQESNVTAREALLRWARRSTARYPGVRVTDFTGSWRDGLAFSALIHRNRPDLVDWKGARASQPRERLDRVFYVAEREYGVTRLLDPEDVDTPEPDEKSLITYISSLYDVFPEPPTIHPLYDAEDQRRSEEYRELASSLHMWIREKMCLMQERVFPPTLIEMKNLAAGSTKFKNEEVPPRYRDKQRLSYIFRDLQKYFEAVGEVDIEPHLRIEVIEENWNRLMMLHQEREQAIIDEIKRLERLQRLAEKVHREMKATDNRLEELERRVEDEARRLDRLHPLEAKHAVDLLEQDIRNTEVQIQNIFPDVHTLTEGRYSQAAELRKRVQKLHQRWVALRSLLHKRLVQPLSAVSFPVEERVVTKHRTTVHETRLVDTNPHFRALHDCIDWCKAKIKQLQDADYGSDLPSVQNELEVHQREHKNIEQFHPKVERCVQAKSHFHAEELTLYSQHLTVLQKLHTELLAASNKRLSDLDTLHDFIQSATNELVWLSSKEETEVTRDWSDKNLNVQSIEQYYERTFGSGIESLMSDLEKREIQFSAVQDRGEALVLQHHPAAKTIEAYMSAMQSQWTWLLQLTLCLEVHLKHAAQSQQFFRDVQQAEQWISKRDESLNTIYSQSEFSLDEGERLLKGMQELREELNSYGDHVQKLVDQAKDVVPMKQRRQPVTRPMQVTCVCSYKQVNMSIEKGEQCTLYDNSGRIKWRVKNQEGVESPVPGVCFALQPPDKDALDAAERLRRQYDRSVGLWQRKQLRLRQNMIFATIKVVKGWDLPQFLAMGQDQRTAIRKALNEDAEKLLSEGDPADPQLRRLKRETAEVNKLFDELEKRARAEEESKNAGRIFNEQISAIQEALDEAERVLNTRIAAPLPRDIDSLEHLVLQHKDFEQTLKRQTPDLDKVQQTFRGITLKTPAMRNKLDAVTTKWTNIWNSSNLYIERLKCVEIVLSSLEENTTSVSELEVKLASFDELPPDLKGLQNVLEDLMVLQNAISQQQTAMDKLNEDTQNARHVVEKSRPSHRGSHSDMDRLDDEVNKLNSRWTNLCAQLVERVRSAEAAYGLAQQLEHAYRNEVDFIDESYEKLEVENAKNLLNKVVERAPAIEAVNVTGSRLIREGKIYGQRLRAFTEQLEDICPSLDASVKKPRREFVSTVDDVARDLDTLNKRYTTLVDLLQERVTQLAAQQTEETSQQFQEALEGLQKWLTDTEEMVSNQKSPSSDYNVVKAQLQEQKFLKKMLMDQQNSMSSSYNMGQEVAAEAEPKERKKIEKQLKDLMARFDNLTESAAKRMEALEQAMGVAKQFQDKLIPLQTWLDKTEKRVRDMELVPTDEEKIQQRVTEHDGLHEDILSKKPEFSELTEVASQLMSLVGEDEAAALADKLQDAADRYAALVERSESLGNLLQRSRQGLRHLVLSYQELQAWMEGMEIRLSKYRVLAVHTEKLLQQMEDLADLTEEVSTRQTEVDSTTDTGLELMKHISSDEALQLKDKLDSLQRRFNDLVSRGSDLLKHAQESLPLVQQFHDNHNRLMDWMQAAESALQSAEPREDEIIRLEMEISEYRPVLDKINAVGPQLSQLSPGEGAATIEALVTRDNRRFAAIAEQIQRKAERLQLSKQRSLEVIGDIDDLLEWFHEVDNQLREAEPPSSEPEIIRVQLKEHKALNDDISSQKGRVRDVISTAKKVIRENGQYEDKSTIRENMEDLRETMEIVSGLSMDRLGALEQALPLAEHLRDTHIDLVSWLEEAEQQVAMLPMPALRPDLIAAQQDKNEFLVQSINEHKPLVEKLNKTGEALLKLCNEEEGIKIQDILEADTTRYAALRAELRGRQQTLEQALQESSQFSDKLEGMLRALSSTADQVNGAEPISAHPGRLRDQMEENSALVDELAQRSEAYAAVRRAADDVISKAGNRADPAVKDIKRKLDKLNKLWSDVQKSTTDRGQTLDEALAIAEKFWSELNGVMSTLRELQDALAGQAPPAAQPAAIQQQQVALQEIRHEIDQTKPDVEQVRASGHELMGLCGEPDKPDVRKHIEDLDQAWDNVTALYARREENLIDAMEKAMEFHETLQNLLEFLQEAEDKFSSMGLLGSDIDEVKKQIKQLANFKAEVDPHMVKVEALNRSLIRQAAELTERTSSEQAAAIKEPLGAVNRRWDGLLRGLVERQRLLENALLRLGQFQHALDELLVWIEKTDDTLDNLKAVAGDPQVIEVELAKLKVLVNDIQAHQTSVDTLNDAGRQLIEDGKGTAEASTTAEKLGTLNRRWRDLLQRAADRQRELEDALREAQTFTAEIQDLLSWLGDVDNTIVASKPVGGLPETASEQLERFMEVYNELEQNRLKVESVLQQGQAYLKRADSTSAGGLNHNLRTLKQRWDNVTARASDKKIKLEIALKEATEFHDALQSFVDWLTNAEKILTNLKPVSRVMETILGQIEEHKAFQKDVGVHRETMLNLDKKGTHLKYFSQKQDVILIKNLLISVQHRWERVVSKSAERTRALDHGYKEAREFHDAWSNIMNWLDETEKTLDEVASDGALGGNDPEKIKARLNKHRELQKALSAKQGTYDATMKNGKSLKDKAPKSDEFALKELLNELKNKWTTVCGKCVDRQRKLEEALLFSGQFKDAIQALLEWLSKSEKQLADTGPLYGDLDTVMNLVEQHKTFEKDLESRVSQMESVIKTGRELLAKATPDDASAIGSQLAEINNLWDTVTKLSSDKTERLQEALREAERLHKAVHVLLEWLSDAEMKLRFAGQLPEDEQESRNQLMEHEKFLRELSTKEIEKDQTLELAHVILAKAHPDGALVIKHWITIIQSRWEEVSTWAQQRNQRLENHMRGLQDLDNLLEELLSWLEGLENTLNALEAEPLPDDKATLEMLIVDHREFMENTSRRQNEVDRVCKARQIKSAKDTMKITKAKSPAPTKGAEPEFRSPRVKLLWDRWRHVWMLAWERQRRLQDKYNYIQELDRVANFSWEDWRKRFLKFMNHKKSRLTDLFRKMDKNNDGLIPREDFIQGIMNTKFETSRLEMGAVADLFDRHGEGLIDWKEFIAALRPDWEERRTYNDTDKIHDEVKRLVMLCTCRQKFRVFQVGEGKYRFGDSQKLRLVRILRSTVMVRVGGGWVALDEFLLKNDPCRVFLMPIPDPNKPEQHEGWCPLAKGRTNIELREQFILADGVSQTMTAFRSKPSPTSTLQRTPISSANAGPITKVRERSARSVPMGQSRASRSSLSAGTPDSLSDNESSFKLGSARKTSTPYRSSMTPGGSRPSSRPTSRPTSRPTSRPGSRPASRQGSKPPSRYGSTQSLDSTDDSTNVSRIPRRTAVSTTGNTPTSSRHNSVSGKRLSVNGSSSRPRTPTGLVSPASGVPARFGTIHRASSIPTLTGVGTPISRSRIPVYVGTDIKSPQSTTSNISTHSTQSNYSTVSTDSTGSSSMCTNSATNTSSAVKRARTRTPSSGSSTPLPPSLKLSRKPSGASDTSVSTTPATKRKGKPTPIDQRAPFRL, encoded by the exons CATTGGAAGTACGTGAAG ACTTACACGTGCCTACACGTGTGCGTCCTTGTGAACAACCAACCATGCTGTTCCCCCACT GCCAGCAGACATGTCGGAGATCTGTTCGAAGACCTGCGGGACGGGCACAACCTCATTTCCTTGCTGGAGGTACTCTCGGGCGAGCATCTT cCGCGAGAGAGAGGTCGGATGCGTTTCCACATGCTGCAGAATGTACAAATGGCTCTTGACTTTTTGCGCTATAAGAAGATCAAGCTCGTTAATATTCGTGCTGAAGACATTGTCGATGGAAACCCAAAGTTGACTCTAGGTTTGATATGGACCATCATACTTCACTTCCAG AGCTGGCGTCGCAAG aTATCCGATATTGTAGTGGGTCAGGAATCGAACGTGACTGCCCGTGAAGCTCTTCTGAGATGGGCCAGACGATCGACGGCGCGTTATCCTGGAGTGCGCGTTACGGACTTTACCGGATCGTGGAGGGATGGGCTAGCTTTCAGCGCATTAATCCATCGAAACAGACCAGATCTGGTCGATTGGAAAGGTGCTCGTGCTAGTCAACCACGAGAGCGGCTCGATCGGGTCTTCTACGTCGCGGAGCGCGAGTATGGCGTTACGAGGCTTCTCGATCCTGAAG ATGTGGACACTCCTGAACCGGATGAGAAGTCCTTGATAACGTACATCTCTTCGCTCTACGACGTGTTCCCGGAGCCGCCAACGATTCACCCGTTGTACGATGCCGAGGACCAGAGGCGCTCGGAGGAATATAGAGAGCTAGCTAGTTCCCTCCACATGTGGATCCGCGAAAAGATGTGCCTGATGCAGGAACGTGTCTTCCCGCCGACCttaatagaaatgaaaaatttggcGGCCGGCAGCACGAAATTCAAGAATGAGGAAGTACCGCCCAGATACAGAGACAAGCAACGACTTTCTTACATCTTCAGGGATTTGCAAAAGTACTTCGAAGCGGTCGGTGAGGTGGACATTGAACCTCACTTACGTATCGAGGTTATTGAAGAAAATTGGAATAGATTGATGATGCTGCATCAGGAAAGAGAACAGGCGATAATCGACGAAATTAAACG ACTCGAACGACTGCAACGACTAGCAGAGAAAGTGCACAGAGAGATGAAGGCGACCGACAATCGATTGGAGGAGCTCGAGAGACGAGTGGAGGACGAAGCCAGACGTCTCGATCGACTTCATCCTCTGGAAGCGAAACATGCGGTGGATCTTTTGGAACAGGATATTCGTAACACCGAGGTCCAGatccaaaatatttttccagacGTGCATACACTTACCGAGGGGCGATACAGTCAGGCGGCCGAACTTCGCAAAAG AGTTCAGAAGCTACATCAACGGTGGGTCGCCCTGCGATCTCTTCTTCATAAACGTTTGGTACAGCCGCTGTCGGCCGTATCTTTCCCGGTAGAAGAACGCGTCGTTACGAAACACCGTACTACCGTCCATGAAACCCGATTGGTCGACACCAATCCACATTTCCGTGCGTTACACGACTGCATCGACTGGTGTAAGGCGAAGATCAAACAGCTCCAGGATGCAGACTATGGCTCCGATTTACCTAGCGTGCAGAACGAACTGGAGGTTCACCAAAGGGAACACAAGAATATCGAGCAGTTCCATCCTAAAGTGGAGAGATGTGTGCAGGCTAAGAGCCACTTTCACGCCGAGGAACTGACATTGTATAGCCAACATCTAACTGTTCTTCAAAAACTTCACACTGAATTATTGGCGGCCTCGAATAAGAGACTTTCCGATTTGGACACTCTACATGACTTTATACAATCGGCGACTAATGAACTAGTTTGGCTGAGTTCTAAGGAGGAGACGGAGGTGACACGCGATTGGAGTGACAAGAATTTGAATGTGCAAAGTATCGAGCAGTATTACGAg CGTACGTTTGGATCTGGTATAGAG TCCCTTATGAGTGACCTAGAGAAGCGGGAGATTCAATTCTCCGCGGTGCAAGATCGAGGCGAAGCTCTGGTCCTTCAACATCATCCCGCCGCGAAAACCATCGAAGCTTACATGTCCGCTATGCAGAGTCAATGGACCTGGCTTCTTCAATTAACTCTTTGTCTAGAAGTCCATCTGAAACACGCAGCACAGAGTCAACAATTTTTCCGGGATGTTCAACAGGCTGAACAGTGGATCTCGAAGAGAGATGAATCACTCAACACCATTTATTCCCAATCAGAATTCTCCTTGGACGAGGGTGAACGTTTATTGAAGGGTATGCAAGAACTACGCGAAGAATTGAATAGTTACGGCGATCATGTGCAGAAACTGGTTGATCAAGCGAAGGACGTGGTTCCTATGAAGCAACGTCGACAGCCCGTGACACGACCTATGCAAGTTACATGTGTCTGCAGCTACAAACAAGTTAAT ATGTCGATTGAGAAGGGCGAACAATGTACGTTATACGACAACTCTGGTAGGATAAAATGGCGCGTAAAGAATCAAGAGGGCGTCGAGTCCCCTGTTCCAGGCGTCTGCTTTGCTCTTCAGCCACCTGACAAGGATGCTCTCGATGCTGCAGAAAGATTGCGACGACAATATGACCGAAGTGTTGGATTATGGCAACGGAAACAGCTTCGATTACGACAAAACATGATTTTCGCGACCATCAAAGTGGTCAAAGGCTGGGATCTACCGCAGTTCTTGGCTATGGGCCAGGATCAGAGAACTGCTATCAGAAAAGCCTTAAACGAGGATGCTGAGAAATTGCTGTCCGAGGGCGACCCTGCTGATCCACAATTGAGGCGACTGAAGCGAGAAACGGCCGAAGTGAACAAATTGTTTGATGAACTAGAGAAACGTGCCAGAGCGGAGGAAGAGTCAAAGAACGCGGGACGTATTTTCAACGAACAGATTTCTGCCATTCAAGAAGCATTAGACGAAGCAGAGAGAGTTCTGAACACTCGCATAGCTGCGCCATTGCCGAGAGACATCGACAGCTTAGAACATCTGGTTCTGCAACACAAAGATTTTGAACAAACTCTCAAACGTCAAACGCCAGATCTAGATAAAGTTCAACAAACTTTCCGTGGTATTACTTTGAAGACTCCAGCCATGAGAAACAAGCTCGACGCTGTTACCACCAAATGGACAAATATTTGGAACTCAAGCAATCTGTACATCGAGCGGCTAAAGTGTGTTGAGATCGTGCTTTCTAGTCTTGAGGAGAACACAACCTCGGTATCCGAATTGGAAGTGAAATTGGCGTCGTTTGACGAGCTGCCACCGGATCTGAAGGGATTACAGAATGTACTAGAAGATCTGATGGTGCTTCAAAATGCCATCTCTCAACAGCAAACTGCAATGGATAAACTGAACGAAGATACGCAGAACGCAAGACACGTTGTTGAAAAGTCGAGACCAAGTCATCGTGGCTCTCATTCTGATATGGATCGCTTAGACGATGAAGTGAACAAACTAAACTCCAGATGGACCAATCTATGTGCTCAGTTGGTTGAAAGAGTTCGCAGCGCGGAAGCAGCCTATGGCCTAGCTCAACAGTTAGAACATGCCTACCGTAACGAGGTCGACTTCATTGACGAATCGTACGAAAAACTCGAAGTGGAGAATGCGAAG AATCTATTGAACAAGGTGGTAGAACGAGCGCCGGCGATCGAAGCAGTAAATGTGACAGGCAGTCGATTGATTCGCGAAGGAAAG ATCTACGGACAAAGGCTTCGAGCGTTCACGGAACAGCTGGAAGATATCTGCCCGTCTTTGGATGCTTCGGTGAAAAAACCGCGACGAGAGTTCGTCTCAACGGTTGACGACGTCGCTCGTGATCTAGATACTCTGAACAAGAGGTACACCACGCTCGTGGATCTTCTTCAGGAACGGGTTACACAGCTGGCAGCGCAACAAACCGAGGAGACATCTCAACAG TTCCAGGAGGCTCTGGAGGGTCTTCAGAAATGGCTGACGGACACAGAGGAAATGGTATCCAACCAGAAATCACCATCATCGGATTACAACGTAGTCAAGGCGCAATTACAAGAGCAAAAATTCCTGAAGAAGATGCTAATGGACCAGCAAAACTCAATGTCCTCCTCGTACAATATGGGCCAAGAAGTGGCGGCTGAGGCGGAGCCTAAGGAACGGAAGAAGATCGAGAAACAACTGAAAGATTTGATGGCAAGATTTGATAATCTTACGGAAAGTGCTGCTAAGAGAATGGAAGCACTTGAACAAGCGATGGGAGTAGCGAAACAGTTCCAGGATAAACTGATACCACTTCAAACTTGGCTGGACAAGACCGAAAAACGCGTAAGAGATATGGAGTTGGTTCCAACGGACGAGGAAAAAATCCAGCAACGCGTTACCGAACACGATGGCCTTCACGAGGATATTCTGTCAAAGAAACCTGAATTCAGTGAACTTACAGAGGTTGCTAGTCAACTAATGTCTCTGGTAGGCGAAGATGAAGCCGCTGCTTTGGCTGACAAACTTCAGGATGCGGCTGATAGATACGCTGCATTGGTCGAACGATCGGAATCTCTTGGTAACTTGCTTCAACGTTCGAGACAGGGTTTACGTCATCTGGTACTCAGTTATCAAGAACTTCAGGCTTGGATGGAGGGTATGGAAATCAGATTGTCGAAATACAGAGTGCTGGCAGTGCATACGGAGAAGCTTCTTCAACAAATGGAAGACCTAGCTGACTTGACCGAAGAGGTTTCGACTCGACAGACAGAAGTAGACAGTACCACCGATACTGGATTGGAATTAATGAAACACATATCGAGCGACGAGGCGCTTCAATTGAAAGATAAACTCGATTCTTTGCAACGGCGATTTAATGATTTGGTTAGTCGAGGTTCCGACTTGCTGAAGCACGCGCAAGAGTCTCTTCCATTGGTGCAACAATTCCATGATAATCATAATCGTTTAATGGATTGGATGCAAGCTGCAGAATCGGCTCTGCAATCAGCCGAACCTCGCGAAGATGAAATTATTAGATTAGAAATGGAGATATCGGAATATAGACCAGTTCTAGACAAGATCAACGCCGTTGGACCGCAGTTGTCTCAGTTATCTCCGGGTGAAGGGGCAGCGACTATCGAAGCTCTAGTCACCAGAGACAACAGGAGATTCGCCGCCATTGCCGAGCAGATTCAACGAAAGGCTGAGAGGCTTCAGCTGAGTAAGCAACGTTCGCTGGAAGTGATCGGTGATATTGACGATTTACTAGAATGGTTCCATGAAGTGGATAATCAATTAAGGGAAGCAGAACCACCAAGCAGCGAACCGGAAATCATCAGGGTACAATTGAAGGAGCATAAAGCCTTGAACGACGACATATCCAGTCAGAAAGGACGTGTTAGGGATGTGATATCCACAGCAAAGAAGGTGATCCGTGAAAATGGTCAATACGAGGACAAATCTACGATCAGAGAAAATATGGAGGACTTACGAGAAACCATGGAAATTGTTTCCGGTCTTTCAATGGATAGACTCGGTGCTTTGGAACAAGCTTTGCCATTGGCTGAACATTTACGCGACACTCACATTGATTTAGTCAGCTGGTTAGAAGAGGCTGAACAACAAGTCGCAATGCTTCCTATGCCTGCGTTAAGACCCGATCTAATAGCCGCCCAACAGGACAAGAACGAGTTCCTCGTGCAGAGCATCAACGAACACAAACCTTTGGTCGAGAAGTTGAACAAAACTGGTGAAGCATTGTTGAAGCTGTGCAACGAAGAAGAAGGTATCAAAATACAGGACATATTGGAAGCAGACACCACTCGATATGCAGCCCTCAGAGCAGAACTTCGTGGTCGACAGCAGACTCTCGAACAGGCACTTCAGGAATCTTCTCAGTTCTCCGACAAGCTGGAAGGAATGCTGCGTGCTCTCTCATCAACTGCCGATCAAGTAAATGGCGCCGAACCGATCAGCGCTCATCCTGGTCGGTTAAGAGATCAGATGGAAGAGAATTCCGCTCTGGTCGACGAATTGGCTCAAAGATCCGAGGCCTATGCGGCTGTGAGGAGGGCCGCCGATGACGTGATCAGCAAGGCAGGTAACAGAGCTGATCCAGCCGTAAAGGACATCAAACGGAAGCTGGACAAATTGAACAAACTATGGAGCGACGTGCAAAAGTCGACGACCGACAGAGGTCAAACGTTAGACGAAGCTTTGGCGATCGCCGAAAAATTCTGGTCCGAGTTGAATGGCGTGATGTCTACTCTGCGAGAGCTTCAGGATGCTCTTGCTGGTCAGGCGCCACCAGCAGCTCAACCTGCTGCCATCCAACAGCAACAGGTTGCCTTGCAGGAGATTAGGCACGAAATCGACCAAACGAAACCAGATGTCGAGCAAGTACGAGCTTCTGGTCACGAGTTGATGGGTCTTTGTGGTGAGCCAGACAAACCAGATGTTAGAAAGCATATCGAAGATTTGGATCAAGCCTGGGATAATGTGACTGCCCTATATGCCAGAAGAGAGGAAAATCTGATCGATGCTATGGAGAAAGCCATGGAGTTCCACGAGACCTTGCAAAATCTTCTGGAGTTCCTACAAGAAGCCGAGGACAAGTTCTCCAGTATGGGACTGCTAGGAAGCGATATCGACGAAGTTAAAAAACAGATCAAACAATTGGCCAATTTCAAAGCCGAAGTAGATCCTCACATGGTCAAGGTCGAAGCTCTAAACAG GAGTCTGATAAG ACAAGCTGCCGAACTGACAGAGAGAACGTCCTCGGAACAAGCTGCAGCCATCAAAGAACCGCTTGGTGCCGTTAACAGACGGTGGGACGGACTGCTTCGAGGCCTCGTGGAGAGGCAAAGGCTCTTGGAGAACGCGTTACTACGTCTAGGACAATTCCAGCATGCTCTAGACGAATTGCTGGTATGGATCGAGAAGACGGACGACACTTTGGACAACTTGAAGGCCGTGGCCGGTGATCCTCAAGTGATCGAAGTGGAATTAGCTAAACTGAAAGTACTTGTAAATGATATTCAAGCCCATCAGACCAGCGTGGACACTCTGAACGACGCTGGAAGACAGTTAATAGAGGATGGAAAGGGAACAGCCGAAGCTTCGACGACTGCTGAGAAATTGGGTACTTTGAATCGTCGTTGGCGCGATTTGTTGCAACGTGCTGCTGATCGTCAACGAGAATTGGAAGATGCGCTTAGAGAAGCGCAAACCTTTACGGCGGAGATACAGGACCTTTTGTCTTGGCTGGGTGATGTGGACAACACTATAGTAGCTTCAAAACCTGTTGGAGGATTGCCGGAAACAGCTTCAGAACAGTTAGAACGCTTTATGGAAGTGTACAACGAATTGGAACAAAATCGTTTGAAAGTTGAATCGGTTCTTCAACAAGGACAAGCGTACTTGAAGCGTGCTGATTCTACTAGTGCCGGTGGTCTGAATCACAACTTGAGGACTTTGAAACAACGATGGGATAATGTGACTGCTCGCGCAAGTGATAAAAAGATCAAGCTCGAGATCGCTCTGAAAGAGGCTACAGAGTTCCACGATGCACTTCAATCGTTTGTCGATTGGTTAACCAACGCGGAGAAGATTCTGACGAATCTGAAACCTGTGTCGAGGGTAATGGAAACTATCCTCGGACAGATAGAGGAACACAAAGCGTTTCAGAAGGACGTTGGAGTTCATCGTGAGACTATGCTGAACCTCGATAAGAAGGGCACGCATTTGAAATACTTTTCACAGAAACAGGACGTGATTCTAATCAAAAACTTGTTGATAAGTGTGCAACACAGATGGGAAAGAGTAGTTTCGAAGTCTGCAGAGAGAACCAGGGCTCTTGATCACGGATACAAAGAGGCCAGAGAATTCCACGATGCTTGGTCCAATATAATGAACTGGCTCGACGAAACGGAGAAAACTTTGGACGAGGTTGCCAGTGATGGCGCCCTTGGAGGAAATGATCCAGAGAAGATCAAGGCCAGACTGAATAAGCATCGTGAATTGCAGAAAGCTCTCAGCGCCAAACAGGGTACCTATGACGCAActatgaaaaatggaaaatcatTAAAAGACAAAGCGCCTAAAAGTGATGAATTTGCTTTGAAAGAACTTTTGAATGAGTTGAAGAACAAGTGGACCACTGTTTGTGGTAAGTGCGTGGATAGACAGAGGAAGCTCGAGGAAGCATTGTTGTTCTCGGGACAATTCAAGGACGCTATTCAGGCGTTGCTGGAATGGCTTAGTAAGTCTGAGAAGCAGCTGGCAGACACCGGTCCACTTTATGGCGACCTTGACACTGTAATGAATTTGGTTGAACAACATAAGACCTTCGAGAAGGATCTCGAATCCAGAGTCTCTCAGATGGAATCCGTAATCAAAACGGGTCGCGAGCTTCTTGCTAAGGCGACGCCTGATGATGCATCTGCTATAGGATCACAGCTtgctgaaataaataatctttggGACACGGTAACCAAGTTGTCCTCTGACAAGACTGAACGACTCCAAGAAGCCCTCAGAGAGGCTGAACGCCTTCACAAGGCAGTTCACGTACTTCTGGAGTGGCTGAGCGATGCTGAAATGAAGCTGAGATTTGCTGGACAGTTGCCGGAAGATGAACAGGAGAGCAGGAATCAGTTGATGGAACACGAAAAGTTCTTGCGTGAATTAAGCACcaaggaaattgaaaaagatcAAACTTTGGAGCTGGCTCACGTGATTCTTGCAAAGGCACACCCTGATGGAGCTTTGGTTATCAAACATTGGATCACGATTATTCAATCCAGATGGGAAGAGGTTTCCACCTGGGCCCAACAAAGGAATCAAAGATTGGAGAATCATATGCGAGGACTTCAG GACCTCGACAATCTTCTGGAAGAACTACTGTCATGGTTAGAAGGTTTGGAGAACACTCTCAACGCTCTTGAAGCTGAGCCTCTACCAGACGATAAAGCTACTTTAGAAATGCTGATTGTGGATCACAGAGAATTTATGGAGAACACCAGTCGAAGACAGAACGAAGTTGACCGCGTCTGTAAAGCCAGACAGATCAAATCTGCGAAAGATACGATGAAGATAACGAAGGCTAAGTCACCTGCCCCAAC CAAAGGTGCCGAACCGGAGTTCCGTAGTCCGAGAGTAAAACTGCTGTGGGACAGGTGGAGACACGTTTGGATGTTGGCGTGGGAACGTCAACGTCGTTTACAGGataagtataattatatcCAAGAACTGGACCGTGTCGCAAACTTCAGCTGGGAGGATTGGCGCAAGAGA TTCCTGAAATTCATGAACCACAAAAAGTCCAGATTAACAGATCTCTTCAGGAAAATGGATAAGAATAACGACGGACTGATTCCACGCGAGGACTTCATTCAAGGAATCATGAACACTA AATTCGAGACTTCACGGTTAGAAATGGGAGCGGTCGCAGATTTGTTCGATCGCCACGGTGAAGGATTGATAGATTGGAAGGAATTCATCGCGGCTCTAAGACCAGACTGGGAGGAACgcagaacgtataacgacactGACAAGATTCACGATGAAGTAAAACGATTGGTGATGCTTTGTACTTGTCGCCAGAAATTCCGTGTATTTCAAGTTGGCGAAGGAAAATATAGG TTTGGAGACAGTCAGAAGTTGCGGTTGGTACGGATTCTACGATCGACCGTGATGGTACGAGTCGGTGGTGGATGGGTAGCATTGGacgaatttctattaaaaaatgatccTTGCCGCG TTTTTCTAATGCCGATACCGGACCCTAACAAACCGGAACAACATGAGGGTTGGTGTCCGCTCG CCAAGGGAAGAACGAATATCGAGCTGCGAGAACAATTCATATTGGCGGATGGCGTCAGCCAGACAATGACGGCGTTCAGATCGAAACCGAGCCCAACCTCGACGCTGCAGCGTACGCCAATCTCATCCGCGAATGCCGGACCCATCACCAAG GTGAGGGAACGCAGCGCTCGCAGCGTTCCCATGGGACAATCGCGAGCATCGCGCTCATCGTTGAGCGCCGGAACGCCGGACAGCCTAAGCGACAACGAGAGCTCTTTCAAGCTTGGCTCCGCCAGAAAAACAAGTACACCCTACAGAAGCTCTATGACACCGG GCGGTAGTCGACCATCCAGTAGGCCAACTTCGAGACCAACATCCAGACCAACCAGTAGACCCGGAAGTAGGCCCGCATCCAGGCAAGGAAGCAAACCACCGAGTCGCTATGGTTCCACACAGTCGTTAGATAGCACTG aTGATTCGACCAATGTGAGCCGCATTCCACGTAGAACGGCAGTGAGCACGACAGGGAATACTCCCACTTCTAGCAGACACAATAGCGTGTCAGGAAAGCGCTTATCGGTGAACGGTTCGAGTTCACGACCTCGAACGCCCACCGGCCTGGTTAGTCCTGCCAGTGGTGTTCCAGCGAG gTTTGGCACGATCCATAGAGCTTCGAGCATTCCAACCCTGACTGGTGTCGGCACACCGATCAG CCGTTCGAGGATCCCCGTATATGTGGGCACGGATATAAAATCCCCACAATCGACGACCAGCAATATTTCCACTCATTCTACGCAAAGCAACTACTCGACGGTTTCTACCGATTCTACCGG GAGCAGCTCGATGTGTACAAATTCAGCAACTAACACCTCGTCGGCCGTTAAGCGAGCTAG AACAAGGACACCGTCCAGTGGGTCGAGCACGCCACTGCCGCCTTCTTTGAAACTATCCAGGAAACCTTCTGGAGCATCGGATACGTCCGTATCGACCACACCGGCCACTAAACGAAAAGGCAAACCAACGCCGATCGACCAACGGGCGCCATTCCGATTGTAG